From Thermodesulforhabdaceae bacterium:
TTACTATTGCGATGATTGTTAAAGAGTCAGTAAGTTTTCCTACAAAACCAGCTACAATGGCGGCTCCTATAAGGACTATAATTAAAAAGTCTGTAAACTGTTGAAGAAGCATCAAAATAGGGGACCTTTTTTTCTTTTCTTCTAACTCGTTAGGACCAAATTCCTGAAGTCTTTTACTGGCTTCTTCTGATGAAAGCCCTTCTTTAGAAGAATTGAGAAGCCTAAAAATTTCATCTATTTCCATCTGATGCCAAAGTTCCATAGGTTCCATCACCTTCTTATTGTGGAGTTTCTGTTTTTCAACCTGGGAAACAATCCCTGGAGCTATTACCATAACTGGCTGGCTGATACAACTTGCATCCTTTTATTACTATGAAATACTATATTCGCCCTTTAAAGTGCCCATGTTAAGCGCTTGAGCAACTCTCAGGAATAGAAGGTCAAAAAATTTTTCACGGATTCATGGCTGAATGCTTTCTTTATGACCCATAACAAGAAAAAAGAGAAAAAGGATTTTATAATTCCCCATTTAGCAAAGAATTTCTAATCTCCTCAGTTTTTATGAGGGGGTTTTAAAATTAAAAATTTAGATGTAAATTTATTATTGGGTTCTAAGAAGAGCTGGAACGATTCCGGGGTTTTAACGCTGAAGATGGTGCCAAAATAAAATGCGGTGCGCAGCATCCACAAGATGCCGTTCAACACCTCCCGGGGATTCCTCCAGGGACGACCCCGCCTGCCGGTCGGGATGCGCTATTCTTCAGGTAAGAGTGGCTCCAACACCGCCCACTGTTCATCCGTAAGATCCATCATTCACACATCTATCGTAACGAATCATGGTAGTGGGTATACTACACACCAATTTCGGGTATTTATGAGATAACTTCTAGTTTTACTTTTCAGCGGAACAATCTGGTAAAATTATTGGTTTGATCTGGGGTTTGGATCTGCTGGTCAGGATCGCTAAGTCCGTATTTTTTCAATTTTCGCCATAGGGTAGTCCTAGAAAGTCCCAGAATTTTAGCTGCCTTACCAAGTTGATGGTTTGTAAAAGAAAGGACTTTACGAATATGCTCTTTTTCTATTTCTTCCAAAGAAGAAAGTTGGCGGTTTGATATCATGCCATATTCTTGAAGATCTGGGGGAAGATCAGATAAGGTAATAACATCTGATTCTGCTAGAGCAACTGATCTTTCTATAATATTTCCCAACTCTCTGACATTTCCCGGATAAGAATAGGACATAAGAACAGCCTTGGCTTCTGGGCTGATTCCCGCAATCTTCTTTCCAAATTTATGGCTGAATTGATTAATAAAATGCTGGACTAGCAGGGGAATGTCCTCCTTACGCTCACTTAGTGGTGGGAGATTTATCTGAACAACATTCAGTCTGAAATATAAATCTTCACGAAATTCACCTTCAAGAACTGCCTTTTTAAGATCCTTATTGGTTGCGGCAATGAATCGGACATCAAGCTGAATCGGGCGATTTCCTCCAACACGCATAATAACTTTTTCCTGAATAACACGTAAAAGCTTTCCTTGCATAGAGAGAGGCATATCCCCAATTTCGTCCATAAAAACCGTTCCGCGATTGGCGGTTTCAAGAATACCAATTTTTGTGGCCACTGCTCCGGTAAAGGCACCTCGCTCGTATCCAAACAATTCGCTCGCTATGAGTTCTTCTGTAAATCCCCCACAGTTAAAAGCTACAAATGGACGGTCTCTTCGAGGACTTTCACGATGGATCAATCGAGCCACAAGTTCTTTTCCAGTTCCGCTCTCACCTTGAATTAGAACATTGCAATCAAGGGGAGCAACTTTACGAATAAGCCGAAAAACTTCTTTCATTGGAGGGCTTATACCTATCATCTCCCCCCATCCTTCCACAGGATCAAGACGGCTTTTGAGCTGTCTGTTTTCCCGGCGAAGACTCTGCTGTTCAAAGACTTTACGGGCAAGATTTCTTATTTCTTCAAGTCTCAATGGTTTAGCCACATAATGAAAGGCTCCTTTTTTGATAGCCTCGACTGCATTACCTATGGAAGCATATCCAGTGATCATTATAACTTCTGTGTTTGGTTGTCGGATCTTAACCTGTTCCAATACTTCCATCCCATTAATACCTGGTAGCATTATATCCAGAAAGACCAGGTCATATTGAGTCACGCTCAGCTCCTTGAGAAACTCTTCGCCACTTGAAAAGACATCCACAGTGTAGCCTTCTTTTTCCAAAAGGCTGCGAAGTCGTTTCTGGACAATTATCTCATCATCAACCAATGCGACATACAACATAGATACTATTTTTCACCTCTCTTCGTTAGTTTTAATCATCATTTTCTCTATAAGCAGGCAAAACAACCGTAAACTTGGAACCTTTTCCTCTTTCACTCTCGACCTCTATTCGTCCCCCGTGCTTTTCAATTATACCGTAACTTACCGAAAGCCCCAATCCGGTTCCCTTCCCTACCTGCTTAGTCGTGTAAAATGGATCGAATATATAGGGAAGATCTTTGGGATCGATCCCTACACCGGTGTCGATCACATCAACCTTTATCCATTTCCCATCTTTAGACAAAGACGCTCGCAAAGTTAAATTGCCACCTCCGGGCATAGCTTGAATTGCGTTGATGATGAGATTGAGAAACACCTGTTGCAAGCCCTTTCTGTCTCCATAAACCAGCGGAAGATTTGGTGGAAAATCTTTATCGACCTGAATTCCTGCAAGAGAAAGCTGATTTCTAACAAGCTTGAGAGTATATTCAACAGCGGACGCAATTGAAAGGGGCTCAAACTGAGGATATTCGGAGCGAGAAAAATCTAGAAGTCCTTTTACAATTTCAGAAGCTCTATCTGCCTGTGAGATAATATCATTAATAAGGCTCATAACTTCCTTAGCATCGAGATTATGGAATTCCTCCCTGAGAGTTTCAGCTGTAAGAACAATATTATTAATGGGGTTGTTCAATTCATGAGCAATACCGGCTGTTAATGTTCCAACGGCGGCCATTTTTTTAGACTGAGCAAGCTGTTCCTGGCGTATTTCAAGCTCTCTCACCATACGGTTAAAAGCTTGAAATAGAGCTTCAAATTCTTCGGGATGAGGACCCGATTCTGGAATGGGGGTAAAATCACCACTAGCAATTTTATCCATAGCTTTTTTCATAAGAAGCAATGGTTCAACGAAAATTCTGGCTAAATAGAAGGCTATGACAATACCCAGTGCCAGGAATATTCCAATGGAGCCCAAGAAAAGGTGGATTGTTCGCTTAAAGAGTTCATCAATTCTAGATCTTTCTTCTATCTCCCAGCGTTCCGCTATACCAAGAAGTTTTTGCCCATAATTTCGAAGCGAATCTTCTAAAGCTAAAAGATCTGCTCCTGAAAGAGTCTTTTCAGAAGAGTTCATCAATTCAACAAGGATGTTTTGATATTTTTTAATGAGTTCTGGAAATTCAGCCACCGTGGAATCTTTCTTTAGTTTCATAACATCCTTTTCGTAAATCAGGTAAAGTTCCTCAACCTTGGAAGCATAATTAATTGCTTCCTGAATGCTTTTGAATTGATGGTAAAGAAAGAAGTTTTTTTCATACCGACGCATCTCTAAAAGATCGTAAAGAACGTTGTGGGTAAATTCCAAAAGTTTCAATCTATGACCAATCTCTAAGTGAGCCTGGAAGCTTAGAGCGGCAAAAACGATAACCGATGTCAGGCTAAACAAGAAAGCCGATATAATTCTCCGGCGAATTTTGAAAGGAACTTTCTCCATAATTTTTCTCCTTTTAATCCTGTCAAACCACAACGAACTTTCTTTCTGTTCTAAAGGAGCAACTTTGATACCACTAGCTGTTTACGCAAGTCTCCAGTAATATTAATTGCAGGTTTTATCAGAAAAACATCACTTGACTTTAAGAAAAGGGATCATCCTGGGACGTTTTAGATTGGTCTAAATTGATACACAGTTCACATTTAAACCCTTCAACGAATTTTTCGTTTCATTATTAAACATCTACTATCCCATGACAAATGCGGCTTATTAGCAAATATTTTTTTCAATTTTTCACCATGAAACACATAATAAGGCTTCTTAATACCAAGACAAAACCATTTCTTCAGCACTTTTTCTGCTTAGATCTTAAGTTTTTCCCGAACATATCCTGGCAAAAAGTTAAGGAACAGAAATTGAAGTCTAATCACAGTGTATATAAAAAGGAGGCTCTTACAGGTGGTTTCAATGAAGAAGAAAGTTCTTCTAGCAATTGACATGAATTACCCTACCCTGTGGGCAGCATCTTATGCTTTGCATCTCACATCTCGCCTTAACTTTGCTCTCGCTTTAATGATGGTATTTCCAGAAACTCAGCAAAATCGCCCTTTGAGTCTAGACGAAAACATCCGTCTATGGCTTAGCAGATTCAGAGAAGAATGTAACAAGGAAAACGTACCAATTGAGGTGTTTATAAGTTGTGGGGAATTTCTCGAGGAAATAGTCAGATTTTCTAATTCCAAAAGTTACGTTCAATTTATCGTAATCGGCGTCTCAAACGAAATTCAAATAGATACTCTGACAAAACACGCTCAAACCTTTCAAAATTTGCATCAACAGCAGGGGGTGGACATCCTCCTTGTATGGGCACATGGCAAAGTAAAAAGGTTAACGGAATTGTATCGAAAAGAAAACCTTTAAGAGGAGGAGGAAAACCAAAATGTCACTAAATCTCTATCTGCCTCTCGCAGGCAACAGTATCAACATTTTACTGCTTTTTGGACTAGGAGGATTAGTAGGATTCTTATCAGGTCTTTTTGGTGTAGGTGGAGGTTTCCTGATGACTCCCTTACTTATAATGGCGGGGGTCCCACCTACTATTGCAGCTGCTTCTGATTCCAACCAGATAGTTGCAGCATCAACTTCCGGAACTTACGCTCACTGGCGCCTGGGCAATGTGGACTTCAAAATGGGAATCTGCCTGCTTATTGGGGGCATCACTGGTGGAACTTTAGGAGTATATTTAATCAAAATACTTCGGAGCTTAGGAAATGCGGATTTTGTTATCAAAATTACTTACGTAGTCATGCTTGGAATAATCGGGAGCTACATGTTCGTCGAAAGTCTTCAGAGCATGCGAAAAAAATCGGTTTCAAAATCATCTAAAAAAACATCTGGTGAGCCTCCTAAGCCCTCTCTGTACACTCGGTTTGTCCAGTCTCTCCCATATCAGATGAAATTTGAAAAATCCGGTATCACGGTATCCCCTCTGTTGCCTATCATTTTAGGTGCTCTGGTCGGCATACTTGCAGCAATTATGGGCGTGGGAGGCGGTTTCATCATGGTGCCCGTTATGGTTTACATGCTCAGGATGCCCATGCATGTTGTGGTAGGAACAAGTCTTTTTCAAATACTTTTCACCTGTATCAATGTTACCATTATGCAAGCTATAGCCAACCATACTGTTGACGTGGTCCTCGCTTTCATTCTGCTCCTTGGCTCTACTATAGGTGCTCAATTTGGAGTCAAGCTCAACAAAAGGCTCAAAGCCGATCAACTCAAAATTTTACTCGCATCTATTGTCTTACTTGTAATGGTTCAAATGCTGTTAAGTCTTGCAATCACCCCAAAGCTTATTCTCAGTTACAAAGGAGGACATTAACTATGAAAAGTTTTTTCCGAAGAAAATTTTACCTGATCTTGGATATATTAATCATTCTTGCTGTGGCACCAGGTTCTCAGGGTATCTCCTTAGCAGAAAGTTTATTTACCGTTCAACCCAGCCAAATTGAAATTGGTGCTTTTTTCAATGGTGAATCTCTTTCGGTTCAAGCAGAAATTCCCTCATCTGCCCAGGCAGTTATTGAAATTATCGGGCAAAATTCTGAAGAACGCCTTATGAAAAAAGGAAGGCGTGGTGGTTTATGGATGAACGTAGGGGAGATCCACGTAACAGGCGCTCCATCCCTTTACATAGCCGCAAGTACAGAACCTCAGATTCTAGAAGATCCTCCAGAAAGTGCATCCTGGGGATATCCTGTTGTTACGAAGGAAATCAAATTTTCCGGGCAGGTAAGTGAAAATGAAAAAGAGAAACTTATACAGGATTTCCTGAAACTCAAAGAACATTATGGCGTTTATAAAATTTTACCAGCTCACATAAAAAACACCAAATTGGCGGACGGACACAAAAAAATAGACGCTGTAATTCCCACTCCTAGCTCAATAAAACCAGGAACATACAAGGTCTGTCTTACTATAATTGACCAGCCTGAAAAGCAGAAAATCGCAAAGAAGTGCCAGGATCTAAAGGTGGTTATGGTAGGATTTCCTGCAATTCTTGCTACGCTCGCTTATCAGCATAGTGCTCTTTACGGAATTATGGCTGTCATCATTGCCATTATTACAGGTTTCGCCGTAGGTTATGTTTTCAAAAAAGGTGGTGGAGGTGGACATTGACCGTGGTGTTTAGAGTAGTTCAAAATTTTTTAAATCGCTTTAAGAAACCCAAGATTGTTTCTATAGATATTGCTCAAATTTTTGAACATTTTCAAAAATTACTTCAAAATAACCAGAGAGTTATGGAACTCATTGCCGATCTCGGTGAAAAAAGCGGAGGTGAATATGTTTTCGATCGCAAATATCTTGTTGATATGGTAGAAGAGCTTCACTCACTACTTCTTCATATGGTTCAAGAATTAAACTTCATTTCCTCCAATAAATACCTAGCTCTTTACACCTCGCTTGATCGTATTATTACTCAGCTAGAGACAGAACTCAGAGGAAGGCTTAGTTTTGGTCAAGAAACGCCTATTGCAGTAGCCTTAGATAAAGCTCCTTTAGATCGTCCCGAACTCATAGGCGGAAAAGCAAATACTTTAGCAATCATATATTGCAATCTTAAACTCCCTATTCCACCCAACGGACTGGTAATTACTACTCGAGCATACCAGTTATTTCTGGAAGCTAACGCATTAGAAGACCGTATTTATGCCTTGTTGGAATCATGGGTAAATGGTGAAAGAGACGAACACAGCACTTCACGTCAGATTAGATATCACATTCTTGCCGGCATTATTCCAAAAGAAATCAGCAAAGAAATAGAACAGTGGGTTGATAAAAGGGACTTGCCAAAAAGGTGGGCTGTTAGAAGTAGCGCCTACGGAGAAAATGGAGAGCTTAGTTTTGCTGGTATCCACGAAACTATGCTCAACGTGCCCCCTAAGGAAATCCCATACGCCTACAAGAGAGTTCTTGCAAGCCTTTATTCCCCAGAAGCTCTTGTATATCGAAGAAAAATGAACATGTTGAGCGAAGAAGCAGCCATGGCCGTTATAATACAGGAAATGGTTCACAGTAAAGTAAGTGGAGTTATCCACACGGTGGACGTAAGCGGAGAAAACCCGGACAGCCTTGTAATCTATGCATCATGGGGACTTGGTCGCACAGTAGTTGAAGGAAGAGACGTCGTTGATAGGTTTATTGTGGAAAAGGTAGCACCATATAACATCCTTAAAAAGGAAATAGCTACGAAAACTATTTCTATAAAGCCAGCCGGTATAAGCGGAGAAAAAGAAGAAATGCTGACCGAGGAAAATCGAGAACTCCCTACCCTTTCTGAAAAGGACATCGTCCAACTTGTAAAATGGGCTCTGACACTTGAACGATATTTCAAATATCCTCAGGAGATTGAATGGGCAATAGACCAGAATGGGGAATATGTTATCCTCCAATCCCGCCGTCTTGTCATTCCCAGGGAAAAGGAATTCTCCCAGCAAAACATAACCACTCTTTGTGACCAATATCCTATCCTTTTTAAGGACGTAGGAATGGTGGTTCATTCAGGGGTAGGAAGTGGAGTGGTGGCAAAGATAAGCTCTGATAGTGACATGGAAAATTTCCCGGAAGGAGGGGTTTTGGTTACAAAATTTACGGCGCCATGGTTGGCTCGCATAGTCCCGAAGGCATCAGCAATTATTGCAGAAAGAGGATCCGCGGCGGGTCATCTTGCCACGATTGCCAGAGAATTCCGGGTTCCAACGCTCGTGGGAGTGGAAGGAGCTACCGAACGTTTACAAAATGGGCAAGTAATCACTGTAGATGCCAAATCCCGCATTATTTACTCTGGAAGAGTTAAGGAACTTCTTTCCTACGAACTTGTTGCCGAGCCATTTCCATTTGAAGACACACCGGAATTTAGGCTTTTAAGGAGGCTTTACCGCCGTATTGCTCCTTTACACCTGATAGACCCATCATCCCCCGACTTTACTCCTGAGGGTTGCCGGTCAGTTCACGACATGGTGCGGTTTATCCACGAAAAAGCTGTGGAAGAACTTATAAATCTTCCAAAATTACTTCAGAAAAGTAGTGGAGTCCATGTATATACACTTGAATCAGAAATTCCGCTCGGATTAAAAATTCTAGATCTTGGAGGAGGTATAGATCCCAGAGTCATAGAAACTGGCAGACTAAGACCACAGGATATCCGATCAGTCCCATTAAAAGCTCTCTGGAGCGGTTTATCTGCCCCAGGTGTATGGAGCACTGAACCTGTTTCAGTAGATTTTACGGGTATGATGTCGAGTCTTACCAAAACTCCTTCGGAAGCCTCTGCCATCACATCTCCCACTCAGTTCAATCTGGCGGTAATAAGTCAGACTTACATGAATCTTCATTTACATCTTGGATACCATTTCAACATGATAGACACCAGAGTAGAGCCTGATTCCTATCACAACTATATTTATTTCAGATTCGTCGGCGGGGTAACGGATAATGCTCGAAGATCAAGAAGAGCTAAATTGATAAGCACTATTCTTTCCAGATATCATTTCAAAGTAGATCTTAAGGAAGACCTGGTAGTGGCGCGAGTATTGCACCTCGGTGAAGAAGACATGATACGACGTCTCCAGATGCTTGGTAGACTTATCGGATTTACCAGACAGCTGGATATACAGTTACAAAGTGATGAAGATATAACAAATTTTATAAAAGCTTTTTATGAGTTTGAATATTGCCATTAAGGAGGAACACCAATGGAAAGACCACTGAAAATTTTAATCTTAGATGACGAACCCATAGTTTGTAAAAGGCTTCAGCCGGCTTTAGAGAAGCTCGGCTATGAAGTGGAAAGCTTTACTGACAGCGTCGAAGCTACCAGACGCATCCAGGAAACATCCTACGACATTGTTATAACAGACCTAAAAATGAAAGAAATTGATGGCATGAGGTTTCTCGAAGAAGTCAAAAGCCGTTATCCAAAAACCGAGGTAATAGTGATCACTGGTTTTGCCACAATGGAGACGGCAAAACAATCCTTCCGAAAAGGGGTATTTGACTTCATTGCTAAGCCATTCAAGCTTGGAGAACTTCAAGAGGTCGTCAACCGGGCGGCAGCAAAAATCCGAGGAGAGTCATAACCCCGAAACACTTAGAAATTTGCGAAAGGAGTAATTATGATCAAAACACTTGTCTCAATAGAAGTGGATCTTGCATCAAATATGGCAATAAGATACGCTTGTCATTTAGGTAATATTATCCCCATGGAATTATATCCTGTTTATGTTAAGTATCCCGAATTCCCTATAACTGGCGCGGGATGGGCTCGACGCACATGGGAACGAGAAATGATAACAAAAGGACGAGAAGAAATTCAAGAAATGCTGGAAGCGGAGATGGATTCATGTCCCGTGCTTAAAGAACCTCGAGTTGTTTATGGTGACAGAGATACAGAGCTTTTGAAAATCCTGGAAGAAGAATCCTTCGATCTTTACATTGAAGGAGCTCCTTATCCCTTTAACCCTACAACTATTACCCAAAGACTTCACCGAAAACTTTATGAGCGAATCAATATCCCTTTCATATGGCTAAGAGTTATAAAAAAAGTTAATCAAATCCTGGTATTGGCTAACCATGAAAAGGCTGTTAAAACTATCGTGCCGGTTATATCCAGGCTGATGTCAGGCTCCCGCATCCCAATACATCTAGGAATCCTGAACAAAAATGTTGCAGAAGCCGTTGCTACCGCTAAAGATGAATTGATCAATGCCGCTCATGATGTAGCCATCAAAGAAATAATTGAAGCTGCACCCCAGGAAGTCACAAAAGACTACGGGATGGTAGCTGCCAGTATGGAAAGAACTATCAAAAAAGACCATCCATTCCTCCAGTGGATTGCCCAGGTAAAATCTCCCATAGCAGTAATGTTAGCAAACACCACGTAAAACAAAAGGAGGAAGGTCATGAAAATATTATTCGCCTGTGATGAACACCCTTACAGTAACTTTGCTCTGAAGGAAGCTATGCGTTTAGCTTATAATACATGGGCAGACGTTACGATCCTGGGCATTATACCTTCAATGCCATCAGATTCAACCCTTATGGAAAGCCACCCCATAGTGCGAGCTCTTACATCATATCGGCAGACTTTTCTGGAAAATTCGCCTTCGGAGGAATCCCCCTACGAACCCAAGCTCTGGCGTTATGAATGGTTTCCCCTACAAAAAGGAAAGCTCTGGGAGGAAATGCTTATAAAGAAAGGTGCCAAAAGGGATCTAAGAGTAAGAATCAGAGCGGGTAATGAAGCAGACGAAATAATTGAAGAAGCTCAAGAAGAAGGAAGCGATCTCATAGTGATTGGATGCACAGGGGGATCTCAATGTATCTGGCAAAACGCTCCTTCCGTTCCTCAAAAGGTTGTAAACGAAGCTTCTTGCTCCGTGCTTCTTGTCAAGGAAAATCAGCCCATCACTCGTATTCTCGCCTGCCTTGACCAAAGCTACATAAGTCAGGACTCTCTTGAAATGATCAATCAGATGGCAACCATACATGGAGCCTCACTGCAACTAATTGGACTAACTCAAGAAGGAACCATGAAAAAAGATGTGTATCGAAGACTTATAGAAATCGGCGATTATTATGAAGATAGAGAAATCCCCGTTACTACTCAACTCACAGAAATCACTGAATTCGAGGGTTTTATCGAAAAGGAACTTCGCCAGGATCTTGTGGCTCTATGGATGGGCAAAAAATCTCTTCTAGATCGTTTCTTCCCCAGGGATTGGGTGGGGCGTTTTGTCAGTAAATGTCAAACATCGGTTCTTGTGTTGAGATAAATAAAATATGCAAGTGAGGTGTTGCCATGATGAAAATTTTAGTAGCCGTAGATAAGACAGAAGAATCCCAATTAGCTTTGCGATATGCTTGCCACTTAATGGAGCATTTCCCCGCTCATGTTGACGCATTATACGTAAAACCGGACGTTATAGATATTATCGCTGAAGGGGGCGGATATATGCCTTTTGCTTCAAGAAGCGATGTGGAACGAGAAATTGAAAAGGAAGCAGAAAAAACCATCGAACAGATCATCGAATCATGCGAAATCTGCCTTGGTGGAAAGATTCCGTGTAATCCTCTGGTGGCAGTTGGCGAACCGGCTGAAGAGATTCTGAGAGTAGCTGATGAAGGAAATTACGATATGATAATACTGGGTGCTCAGAGTCATTCCGGAGTTCGAGAACTACTGCTTGGAGCCGTGCAAGCCAAGATACTTCACCATGCAAAGCAACCTGTTCTAATTCTTAGAAATTTCCGCCCCATTCAGAAAATTATGGTAGCTTATAGGGGGTCTCAATGTGATCAGGGAGCATTAGAATTCATTGGTCGTATGTTTGCCGAGAAAAAACCCGAAATTACCATAATGCACGTCCAGGAAACCAGTTGGGGAGAACCGGATGAATTCGCCGAAACATGTCTCCTGAAAGGTTATCAGACTCTCAGCAAATACGGCTACACACCAATAAACAAAAGAACAAAGGGAGATTTCGTAGAAGAAATTCTAAAAGCGGTTGCTGTGGAGCGCTATGATCTCCTAGTGTTGGGAGCCTATGGACACAAACAACCAAAATATATTCAGCTTATAAGTGACGAAGCTTTAAACCTTGTAAGGCTTACAACCAGACCTGTACTGGTTTACCGGTAAATGTTGATATCATGAAAAACTTAGAGCTAAAGTCAAAAAACCGAAAGCCAGGGGCAGGACTCAAACCGGCAATTATTCGAGAGTTCTGCCCCAAAAGTCTTGAAACCGGGCTCGGGTATAAACTTTAGCCCACTCAGGGTAAAATCAGACTTGACTTCCCTAATCGAAAGACTCCTTTGCTTCAAGTGCCATAGCAATTTTCTTCTTGAGTTCCGTCAAATCGAAACTTTTTACCACATAAAAATCCGCCGCCATGGATTTAGTATCTTCTTTAAAAGTGTCATAGGCTGTAGAAAGTATGACAGGAAGATCGTAGAATTTAGCTCGAATATCCTGAAGTAGATCCAAGCCGTTGTAATCGACCATCTTTATGTCAAGCACGACAAGATCCGGTTTTTCCTTTTCAATAAGTTCAAGGAGTTTATATCCACTTTCGGCTGTTATGACATCATAGCCTGCATCTCGGAGTTCTTCCGAGTATAACAACCTGATGTGCTCTTCATCATCCACGACGAGAATTTTTGCCATTTTAACAACCTCCGTATATTTTTAAGCTGCCGAGCGGCACTCAAAAAGAGAATTCCACAAAACCTCTCGTTATTATTTCTAAGTCCAATAAAGTTTATCGGGTATTAAGTTCTGTCATAGTGAGTAATTTTCCCAAAAAACAGAATCATATCGTAAGTAAAGACCTTTCCACCAAAGACAGTTATCATTTTAAACCAAACAATTATCCACTGGTGTTCTCAAGCCATTTTCCAGCGGCTTATCAAATAAGACTTGTTTTCTTCAAAC
This genomic window contains:
- a CDS encoding sulfite exporter TauE/SafE family protein; translation: MSLNLYLPLAGNSINILLLFGLGGLVGFLSGLFGVGGGFLMTPLLIMAGVPPTIAAASDSNQIVAASTSGTYAHWRLGNVDFKMGICLLIGGITGGTLGVYLIKILRSLGNADFVIKITYVVMLGIIGSYMFVESLQSMRKKSVSKSSKKTSGEPPKPSLYTRFVQSLPYQMKFEKSGITVSPLLPIILGALVGILAAIMGVGGGFIMVPVMVYMLRMPMHVVVGTSLFQILFTCINVTIMQAIANHTVDVVLAFILLLGSTIGAQFGVKLNKRLKADQLKILLASIVLLVMVQMLLSLAITPKLILSYKGGH
- a CDS encoding universal stress protein: MKILFACDEHPYSNFALKEAMRLAYNTWADVTILGIIPSMPSDSTLMESHPIVRALTSYRQTFLENSPSEESPYEPKLWRYEWFPLQKGKLWEEMLIKKGAKRDLRVRIRAGNEADEIIEEAQEEGSDLIVIGCTGGSQCIWQNAPSVPQKVVNEASCSVLLVKENQPITRILACLDQSYISQDSLEMINQMATIHGASLQLIGLTQEGTMKKDVYRRLIEIGDYYEDREIPVTTQLTEITEFEGFIEKELRQDLVALWMGKKSLLDRFFPRDWVGRFVSKCQTSVLVLR
- a CDS encoding sigma-54 dependent transcriptional regulator yields the protein MLYVALVDDEIIVQKRLRSLLEKEGYTVDVFSSGEEFLKELSVTQYDLVFLDIMLPGINGMEVLEQVKIRQPNTEVIMITGYASIGNAVEAIKKGAFHYVAKPLRLEEIRNLARKVFEQQSLRRENRQLKSRLDPVEGWGEMIGISPPMKEVFRLIRKVAPLDCNVLIQGESGTGKELVARLIHRESPRRDRPFVAFNCGGFTEELIASELFGYERGAFTGAVATKIGILETANRGTVFMDEIGDMPLSMQGKLLRVIQEKVIMRVGGNRPIQLDVRFIAATNKDLKKAVLEGEFREDLYFRLNVVQINLPPLSERKEDIPLLVQHFINQFSHKFGKKIAGISPEAKAVLMSYSYPGNVRELGNIIERSVALAESDVITLSDLPPDLQEYGMISNRQLSSLEEIEKEHIRKVLSFTNHQLGKAAKILGLSRTTLWRKLKKYGLSDPDQQIQTPDQTNNFTRLFR
- a CDS encoding ATP-binding protein, coding for MEKVPFKIRRRIISAFLFSLTSVIVFAALSFQAHLEIGHRLKLLEFTHNVLYDLLEMRRYEKNFFLYHQFKSIQEAINYASKVEELYLIYEKDVMKLKKDSTVAEFPELIKKYQNILVELMNSSEKTLSGADLLALEDSLRNYGQKLLGIAERWEIEERSRIDELFKRTIHLFLGSIGIFLALGIVIAFYLARIFVEPLLLMKKAMDKIASGDFTPIPESGPHPEEFEALFQAFNRMVRELEIRQEQLAQSKKMAAVGTLTAGIAHELNNPINNIVLTAETLREEFHNLDAKEVMSLINDIISQADRASEIVKGLLDFSRSEYPQFEPLSIASAVEYTLKLVRNQLSLAGIQVDKDFPPNLPLVYGDRKGLQQVFLNLIINAIQAMPGGGNLTLRASLSKDGKWIKVDVIDTGVGIDPKDLPYIFDPFYTTKQVGKGTGLGLSVSYGIIEKHGGRIEVESERGKGSKFTVVLPAYRENDD
- a CDS encoding response regulator, with product MERPLKILILDDEPIVCKRLQPALEKLGYEVESFTDSVEATRRIQETSYDIVITDLKMKEIDGMRFLEEVKSRYPKTEVIVITGFATMETAKQSFRKGVFDFIAKPFKLGELQEVVNRAAAKIRGES
- a CDS encoding PEP/pyruvate-binding domain-containing protein produces the protein MVFRVVQNFLNRFKKPKIVSIDIAQIFEHFQKLLQNNQRVMELIADLGEKSGGEYVFDRKYLVDMVEELHSLLLHMVQELNFISSNKYLALYTSLDRIITQLETELRGRLSFGQETPIAVALDKAPLDRPELIGGKANTLAIIYCNLKLPIPPNGLVITTRAYQLFLEANALEDRIYALLESWVNGERDEHSTSRQIRYHILAGIIPKEISKEIEQWVDKRDLPKRWAVRSSAYGENGELSFAGIHETMLNVPPKEIPYAYKRVLASLYSPEALVYRRKMNMLSEEAAMAVIIQEMVHSKVSGVIHTVDVSGENPDSLVIYASWGLGRTVVEGRDVVDRFIVEKVAPYNILKKEIATKTISIKPAGISGEKEEMLTEENRELPTLSEKDIVQLVKWALTLERYFKYPQEIEWAIDQNGEYVILQSRRLVIPREKEFSQQNITTLCDQYPILFKDVGMVVHSGVGSGVVAKISSDSDMENFPEGGVLVTKFTAPWLARIVPKASAIIAERGSAAGHLATIAREFRVPTLVGVEGATERLQNGQVITVDAKSRIIYSGRVKELLSYELVAEPFPFEDTPEFRLLRRLYRRIAPLHLIDPSSPDFTPEGCRSVHDMVRFIHEKAVEELINLPKLLQKSSGVHVYTLESEIPLGLKILDLGGGIDPRVIETGRLRPQDIRSVPLKALWSGLSAPGVWSTEPVSVDFTGMMSSLTKTPSEASAITSPTQFNLAVISQTYMNLHLHLGYHFNMIDTRVEPDSYHNYIYFRFVGGVTDNARRSRRAKLISTILSRYHFKVDLKEDLVVARVLHLGEEDMIRRLQMLGRLIGFTRQLDIQLQSDEDITNFIKAFYEFEYCH
- a CDS encoding TIGR02186 family protein: MKSFFRRKFYLILDILIILAVAPGSQGISLAESLFTVQPSQIEIGAFFNGESLSVQAEIPSSAQAVIEIIGQNSEERLMKKGRRGGLWMNVGEIHVTGAPSLYIAASTEPQILEDPPESASWGYPVVTKEIKFSGQVSENEKEKLIQDFLKLKEHYGVYKILPAHIKNTKLADGHKKIDAVIPTPSSIKPGTYKVCLTIIDQPEKQKIAKKCQDLKVVMVGFPAILATLAYQHSALYGIMAVIIAIITGFAVGYVFKKGGGGGH